The Vicinamibacterales bacterium genome window below encodes:
- a CDS encoding S9 family peptidase — translation MTIRPALRPALVVLVTTAALLGAVPATAQLSKNMEAMIGRVNAEFGARPRRAGAGGRWVDGGQAYEAVERDAAGAMEIVRYDPATGARSVVMTAAHLTPPQLGKPLAFDDYRANSDGRRILFTANARRVLIRKTAYDCWVLDRTDQSWRRLGGESKSGLLFAKLSPDGTRAAYVRDNDLYVEDVKTSAVTRLTIDGSGHIINGASDWVYDEEFSLRDGFDWSPDGRQIAYFQFDQSGVPEFALINYTDSLYPVITRYPYPKAGQTNAAVRVGAVSATGGATRWVKAPGNPRDIYIPRMAWAGNSQELVLQHLNRLQNTNTVLIANVATGDVKEMFRDHDDAWVNINESFVWLEKGARLLFVSERDGWRHAYAVSRNGQARLVTTQPFDLMSIAGVDEDGGWLYFIASPDNATERSLYRARLDGSGKTERVTPAGAGGTHSYTMSPDCRWAFHNHSAFDSPGEADLVRLPGHQVARVFQDNADLKAKVAPILAGRTEMLQVDIGDGVKIDGWLIRPSNFDPSKKYPIVVNVYGEPAATTVNNSWGGAARILAATLADDGYLIASFDNRGTPAPKGRAWRKIIYGEVGVLASKEQAAAVRALAASHSYVDLSRVGVFGWSGGGSMTLNLLFRSPDLYKVGVAGAPVPDQSLYDSIYQERYMGLPQDNPDGYRNGSPITFAEGLQGKLLIIHGSGDDNVHFQGTQRLLNRLIDLNKQFSFMEYPNRQHGISGVHLETLRYGFLEQYLPAGPR, via the coding sequence ATGACGATCCGACCCGCACTGCGCCCCGCCCTCGTCGTCCTGGTCACCACCGCCGCGCTCCTCGGAGCGGTTCCAGCGACGGCGCAGCTCTCGAAGAACATGGAGGCCATGATTGGCCGGGTGAATGCCGAGTTCGGCGCACGGCCCCGCCGCGCCGGTGCGGGCGGACGATGGGTGGATGGCGGGCAGGCCTACGAGGCGGTGGAACGCGACGCTGCCGGCGCCATGGAAATCGTCCGGTACGACCCGGCAACCGGGGCACGATCCGTCGTGATGACGGCGGCGCACTTGACGCCGCCGCAACTCGGCAAGCCGCTGGCGTTCGACGACTACCGCGCGAACTCCGATGGCCGCCGCATCCTGTTCACTGCCAACGCGCGACGGGTACTGATCCGAAAGACGGCGTACGACTGCTGGGTCCTGGATCGGACGGACCAGTCGTGGCGGCGGCTCGGGGGCGAATCGAAGTCGGGGCTGCTCTTCGCCAAGCTCTCGCCGGACGGCACACGCGCCGCGTATGTTCGCGACAACGATCTCTACGTCGAAGACGTCAAGACGAGCGCGGTGACCCGGCTCACGATCGATGGTTCGGGTCACATCATCAACGGCGCCTCGGACTGGGTCTACGACGAGGAGTTCTCGCTGCGCGACGGATTCGACTGGAGCCCAGACGGTCGCCAGATCGCCTATTTCCAGTTCGACCAGAGCGGCGTGCCTGAGTTCGCACTCATCAACTACACCGACTCCCTCTACCCGGTCATCACCCGGTATCCCTATCCCAAGGCGGGGCAGACGAACGCGGCAGTTCGCGTCGGCGCGGTGAGTGCGACAGGCGGGGCCACTCGGTGGGTGAAGGCCCCGGGGAACCCGCGCGACATCTACATTCCGCGAATGGCGTGGGCCGGCAACTCGCAGGAACTGGTGCTGCAGCATCTGAACCGCCTCCAGAACACGAACACCGTCCTCATCGCGAACGTCGCGACCGGCGACGTGAAGGAAATGTTCCGAGACCACGACGACGCCTGGGTGAACATCAATGAGTCCTTCGTGTGGCTCGAGAAGGGTGCGCGACTTCTCTTCGTGAGCGAGCGCGACGGCTGGCGCCACGCGTACGCCGTTTCGCGGAACGGCCAGGCGCGACTGGTCACGACGCAGCCCTTCGATCTGATGTCGATTGCCGGCGTGGACGAGGACGGAGGCTGGTTGTATTTCATCGCGTCGCCCGACAACGCCACCGAGCGCTCTCTCTATCGGGCGCGGCTCGACGGCAGCGGGAAGACCGAGCGTGTGACGCCGGCCGGCGCCGGCGGCACGCACAGTTACACGATGTCGCCAGACTGCCGCTGGGCGTTCCACAATCACTCGGCGTTCGATTCCCCGGGCGAAGCCGACCTGGTGCGGCTGCCCGGGCACCAGGTGGCGCGGGTGTTCCAGGACAACGCCGACCTCAAGGCGAAGGTCGCGCCGATCCTCGCCGGCCGAACGGAGATGCTCCAGGTCGACATCGGGGACGGCGTGAAGATTGACGGCTGGCTGATTCGTCCCTCGAACTTCGATCCGTCGAAGAAGTACCCAATCGTCGTCAACGTCTATGGCGAGCCGGCCGCGACCACGGTCAACAACAGTTGGGGCGGGGCTGCACGGATTCTCGCCGCAACGCTGGCCGACGATGGGTATCTGATCGCGAGCTTCGACAATCGGGGGACGCCGGCGCCAAAGGGGAGGGCGTGGCGGAAGATCATCTACGGAGAGGTCGGCGTGCTGGCATCGAAGGAGCAGGCGGCCGCGGTGCGGGCCCTGGCCGCGTCACATTCGTACGTGGACCTGTCCCGCGTCGGCGTCTTCGGCTGGAGCGGCGGCGGGTCGATGACGCTCAACCTGCTGTTCCGCTCGCCCGATCTCTACAAGGTGGGCGTGGCTGGCGCGCCGGTGCCGGACCAGTCGCTCTACGATTCGATCTACCAGGAACGCTACATGGGGCTGCCGCAGGACAACCCGGATGGCTACCGGAACGGCTCTCCCATCACGTTTGCCGAGGGCCTGCAGGGCAAGCTGCTGATCATCCACGGGTCGGGCGACGACAACGTCCATTTCCAAGGTACGCAGCGGCTGCTGAACAGGCTGATCGACCTCAACAAGCAGTTCAGCTTCATGGAGTACCCGAACCGGCAGCACGGGATCAGCGGCGTGCACCTCGAGACGCTGCGCTACGGGTTTTTGGAGCAATATCTGCCGGCCGGGCCGAGATAG
- a CDS encoding M24 family metallopeptidase — protein sequence MRKIPVVSSDRPGAGSRGGGGRGVTHSLTHDGYLFIVEAPGAETARRIVPAEPLIEEFLDTRIPDETSHYNLIVEWAEHLARRALSNEVITPGQTTVGDVLHLDFGLTYMGLSSDWQKMAYVLRDGETDVPDGLKRAMADTNTRQDTLARISWPGKTAGQVYDETMAEMQAKGITAQIYSHPLGNQGHGLGASVDMRSAARDPKAAPKTLRKGSFLAMELNTQAPLPEWNGQKVTVMAEDPACLTDEGWKFFRPRQETFYVIRSSAPARAPYEDGLYAELRTSKGLITLQLEFEKTPVAGREDAGNGGEVRRASPGQRAVAKEGQTRITPALDEALLGMRVGEKRFVIPPETTLVYEIEVVAIE from the coding sequence ATGCGCAAGATCCCTGTCGTCTCGTCGGATCGTCCTGGTGCTGGGTCTCGCGGCGGCGGCGGTCGCGGTGTCACGCATAGCCTCACCCACGACGGCTATCTCTTCATCGTCGAGGCGCCGGGCGCTGAAACGGCCAGGCGAATCGTCCCGGCCGAGCCCCTGATCGAGGAGTTCCTCGACACCCGAATCCCGGATGAAACGTCGCACTACAACCTGATCGTGGAGTGGGCCGAGCACCTCGCGCGGCGCGCACTGTCGAACGAGGTCATCACGCCCGGCCAGACGACAGTGGGCGACGTGCTGCATCTCGACTTCGGCCTGACCTACATGGGCCTGTCGAGCGACTGGCAGAAGATGGCGTACGTGCTGCGCGACGGGGAAACCGACGTGCCCGACGGCCTGAAGCGCGCGATGGCCGACACGAACACGCGCCAGGACACCCTCGCCCGGATCTCGTGGCCCGGCAAGACGGCGGGCCAGGTCTACGACGAGACGATGGCGGAGATGCAGGCGAAGGGCATCACGGCACAGATCTACTCGCACCCACTCGGAAACCAGGGGCACGGACTCGGCGCATCGGTCGACATGCGGTCCGCGGCACGCGACCCGAAGGCCGCGCCGAAGACGCTGCGGAAGGGGTCCTTCCTGGCGATGGAACTCAACACCCAGGCACCGCTGCCCGAATGGAACGGACAGAAGGTCACCGTGATGGCCGAGGATCCGGCCTGCCTGACAGACGAGGGATGGAAGTTCTTCCGGCCGCGGCAGGAGACGTTCTACGTGATCCGATCGAGCGCGCCGGCGCGGGCACCGTACGAGGATGGCCTGTACGCCGAACTCCGCACGAGCAAGGGCTTGATCACGCTGCAGCTGGAGTTCGAGAAGACGCCGGTGGCGGGGCGCGAAGACGCCGGCAACGGCGGTGAAGTACGTCGTGCGTCGCCGGGGCAACGTGCCGTGGCCAAGGAGGGCCAGACGCGCATCACTCCCGCTCTCGACGAGGCCCTCCTCGGCATGCGGGTGGGCGAGAAGCGGTTCGTGATCCCGCCGGAGACGACGCTCGTCTATGAGATCGAGGTCGTCGCGATCGAATAG
- a CDS encoding ATP-dependent 6-phosphofructokinase: MDKRVGIVTGGGDCPGLNAVIRAVAKAAARRGWEAIGIIGGYDGLLEPPRTLPLDYHALDGLLVRGGTILGTANRGRFSAKTGHGQERQLPVELLAETRRSMAALGIDALVSIGGDGSLSIAQQMHEYGIPVVGVPKTIDNDVGGTLFTFGFASAVDCVTDAIDRLHTTAESHGRVMVVEVMGRYAGWLALYGGIAGGADVILIPEVPFSYDAIVAKVQEREARNKHFTLVAVAEGAREKGGGFVTLTEQPQNREARLGGIGAVVSAELERRTGKESRVCVLGHLQRGGTPSPFDRALCSMFGTEAMDLVVAGDFGKMVAYLGTHVGAITIARAVAKLKTVPPGSDMSLTARALGICLGD, encoded by the coding sequence ATGGACAAGAGAGTCGGGATCGTCACGGGCGGCGGAGATTGCCCGGGCCTCAATGCCGTGATCAGGGCCGTGGCGAAGGCGGCGGCGCGCCGCGGATGGGAGGCGATCGGCATCATCGGCGGGTACGACGGGTTGCTCGAGCCGCCCCGCACCCTGCCCCTCGACTACCACGCGCTCGACGGCCTGCTGGTGCGCGGGGGCACGATCCTCGGCACGGCCAACCGCGGACGATTCTCGGCGAAGACCGGCCACGGCCAGGAGCGCCAACTGCCCGTTGAACTGCTCGCGGAAACCAGGCGGAGCATGGCGGCGCTCGGCATCGACGCACTGGTGTCAATTGGCGGCGACGGGTCGCTGTCGATCGCGCAACAGATGCACGAATACGGCATCCCCGTGGTCGGCGTGCCGAAGACGATCGACAACGACGTCGGCGGGACCTTGTTCACGTTCGGATTCGCCTCGGCCGTGGACTGCGTCACCGACGCGATCGACCGGCTGCACACGACCGCAGAGAGCCACGGCCGCGTGATGGTCGTCGAGGTGATGGGCCGGTATGCGGGATGGCTCGCACTCTACGGCGGCATCGCGGGGGGCGCAGACGTCATCCTCATCCCGGAAGTGCCGTTCAGCTACGACGCCATCGTCGCGAAGGTCCAGGAGCGTGAGGCCAGGAACAAGCACTTCACTCTCGTCGCCGTCGCCGAGGGGGCGCGGGAGAAGGGCGGCGGATTCGTGACGTTGACCGAACAGCCGCAGAACCGCGAAGCGAGACTCGGCGGCATCGGCGCCGTCGTGTCGGCCGAACTCGAGCGTCGGACTGGCAAGGAATCGCGCGTCTGCGTGCTCGGCCACCTGCAGCGCGGAGGCACGCCGTCGCCATTCGACCGCGCGCTGTGCTCCATGTTCGGCACCGAAGCGATGGACCTCGTAGTGGCCGGAGACTTCGGGAAGATGGTCGCGTATCTCGGCACGCACGTTGGCGCGATCACCATCGCCCGCGCCGTCGCGAAGCTGAAGACCGTGCCTCCCGGCAGCGACATGTCACTCACCGCGCGCGCGCTCGGCATCTGCCTCGGCGACTGA
- a CDS encoding DUF4337 domain-containing protein: MPEEVEVPTEKLHEAIQEELEHEGGRLLKLAALTTALLAACAAVAALEAGGTINEALLLKADATRLQAEASDQWAYYQAKGVKSAVAEASRTSWLAIGKEPPASYAELQARYAREQEEIKKAAEEKQRERDQKEREADALLHHHHRYADAVALFQVSIALGAVAALTRNRFVWIGSVGIGIAGLALGLVTLLGLA; encoded by the coding sequence GTGCCCGAAGAAGTTGAAGTCCCGACCGAGAAGCTGCACGAGGCCATCCAGGAGGAACTCGAACACGAGGGTGGCCGGCTGCTGAAGCTGGCCGCACTCACGACAGCGTTGCTCGCCGCGTGCGCGGCCGTCGCCGCACTCGAGGCAGGCGGAACCATCAACGAGGCGCTTCTGCTGAAAGCCGATGCCACGCGCCTGCAGGCCGAAGCCTCCGATCAATGGGCCTACTACCAGGCGAAGGGCGTGAAGTCGGCGGTTGCCGAGGCGTCGCGCACATCCTGGCTCGCGATCGGGAAGGAACCCCCGGCCTCCTATGCCGAGCTGCAGGCCCGCTACGCGCGTGAGCAGGAGGAAATTAAGAAGGCCGCCGAGGAGAAGCAGCGGGAGCGCGACCAGAAGGAGCGCGAGGCAGACGCCCTGCTCCATCACCATCACCGGTACGCCGACGCCGTGGCTCTCTTCCAGGTGTCGATTGCGCTTGGGGCCGTCGCGGCACTCACCCGCAACCGGTTCGTCTGGATCGGCTCTGTCGGCATCGGCATCGCCGGGCTTGCCCTGGGGCTCGTGACGCTGCTGGGGTTGGCCTAG
- a CDS encoding 6-bladed beta-propeller — MMMSHDKQDTTNLALRKELPLVAFLFVGLVGMAASERKAPAPDLRTTPVQTVWPGPPDEPRIRYVRTYAGGDDVGAVRKPKTMSLKEALLGKDRLAGENRNANGFMKPFGVAVDGFGRVIVSDTAQAAVFVMDAERRSFTAIGAKSGQAMFRVPVGLAVDASNNIYVGDSGLGRILVFGADLGFRTAIGQRAELVAPSGLAVDDTRGRLYVVDSRRHALLVFELSSGRLLRTVGRRGTGLGEFNFPTGVASGPDGRVYVTDTMNCRVEVFDVDLHVIASFGSLGVRPGQFRRPKGIAVDAENVVYVVDSDFNNFQMFTTDGQPLMWVGELGERPGQMQLPAGIAVDRARRLILVSEQVNKRIQLFERIPASLP; from the coding sequence ATGATGATGAGCCACGACAAACAAGACACGACGAACCTCGCACTGCGGAAGGAACTGCCGCTCGTGGCGTTTCTATTCGTGGGACTCGTTGGGATGGCCGCCTCCGAGCGGAAGGCCCCGGCGCCGGATCTCAGGACGACGCCTGTTCAGACCGTGTGGCCGGGACCTCCCGACGAACCACGAATTCGCTACGTCAGGACGTATGCCGGCGGTGATGACGTCGGGGCCGTTCGCAAGCCCAAGACGATGTCGCTCAAGGAGGCGCTGCTCGGGAAGGACCGATTAGCCGGCGAGAACCGGAACGCGAACGGCTTCATGAAGCCGTTTGGCGTCGCCGTGGACGGCTTCGGCCGGGTCATCGTCAGCGACACGGCCCAGGCCGCCGTCTTCGTCATGGACGCGGAGCGGCGCTCGTTCACGGCCATCGGGGCAAAGTCGGGCCAGGCGATGTTCCGGGTGCCGGTCGGTCTGGCGGTGGACGCGTCGAACAACATCTACGTGGGCGACAGCGGCCTCGGTCGGATCCTCGTCTTCGGTGCCGACCTCGGCTTCCGGACCGCCATCGGCCAGCGGGCGGAACTCGTCGCCCCGAGCGGGCTCGCGGTGGACGATACCCGGGGCCGTTTGTACGTCGTCGACTCTCGGCGGCACGCGCTGCTCGTCTTCGAACTCAGTTCCGGCAGACTGCTTCGAACCGTCGGCCGGCGTGGCACGGGCCTGGGCGAGTTCAATTTCCCGACGGGCGTCGCCAGCGGTCCCGACGGCCGCGTCTACGTGACGGATACCATGAACTGCCGGGTGGAAGTGTTCGACGTCGACCTGCACGTGATCGCGAGCTTCGGATCCCTTGGCGTCCGCCCCGGACAGTTCAGGCGGCCGAAGGGAATCGCCGTGGACGCCGAGAATGTCGTGTACGTCGTGGACTCCGACTTCAACAACTTCCAGATGTTCACCACTGACGGCCAGCCGCTGATGTGGGTGGGAGAACTCGGGGAACGGCCGGGGCAGATGCAACTCCCCGCCGGCATTGCCGTGGATCGCGCCCGCCGGCTCATTCTCGTGAGCGAGCAGGTGAACAAGCGGATCCAGTTGTTCGAACGCATCCCGGCGTCGCTGCCCTGA
- a CDS encoding cytochrome c3 family protein — protein MRRAGAVAIAAVLAATVAGGQGKPSDVVGSKHDLSVTGGAASRATLETQPCVFCHTPHNASPARQLWNHAPSAASYTTYGSSSYQSGTTAGTFNTFPGTSAPQPSGSAKLCLSCHDGTIAVNATVNNGTIAMAGGPFVPATASLGTDLSNDHPVSFARNPANTEVVDPPSSDAVRLESGTRMVQCVACHDPHSQRLDSTTGKFLVKVNQGSALCVTCHRRSGSGWSWTSSSHATSTKSYTTASTGGIAGLGAHTGYGTVGDNGCEACHRPHSAPQAERLLKAVNQRDVCFQCHGSTAVAAKNLAPVFARTYRHPLETSTATIVHDSTEVRTSPSNFSGARRHVDCADCHNSHGASSGLHASGVNSIASGVLAGVSGVEPATYPAALPLTGTYPMTSASQSGYTISGSAAREYQICFKCHSSYAFGPTPPNAPSGGPETDVAAAVNPNNRSYHPVVGPPHLRVPATNLLAPWNTTTSATRMYCTDCHGNNETTGASVPQGAHGSTNAYMLRFANATWNTTSPTISVATGFCFNCHSASTIRSTNTVHNVSSHASRPCQACHSASPHGSFRPFLIALSSDRAPFNNGAARITAFTAAASPNGYQMSNCTTASGCH, from the coding sequence GTGTCTTCTGCCACACGCCGCACAATGCCTCGCCGGCACGCCAGCTCTGGAACCATGCGCCGAGCGCCGCCAGCTACACGACCTACGGCAGCAGTTCCTACCAGTCCGGCACGACCGCGGGGACATTCAACACGTTCCCGGGCACGAGCGCTCCACAGCCGTCGGGATCGGCCAAGCTGTGCCTCAGTTGCCATGACGGTACCATCGCCGTGAACGCGACCGTCAACAACGGAACCATCGCGATGGCCGGAGGACCGTTCGTTCCGGCGACTGCCAGTCTCGGGACCGACCTGTCCAACGACCACCCCGTGTCGTTCGCTCGAAACCCGGCGAACACGGAGGTCGTCGATCCGCCGTCGAGCGACGCCGTGCGCCTCGAGTCCGGCACGCGGATGGTTCAGTGCGTCGCCTGCCACGACCCGCACAGTCAGCGACTCGATTCGACGACAGGCAAGTTCCTCGTGAAGGTGAATCAAGGATCGGCCCTGTGCGTGACGTGCCACCGGCGCAGCGGCAGCGGCTGGTCGTGGACGTCGTCCTCGCACGCCACGTCGACGAAGAGTTACACGACGGCGAGCACGGGCGGCATCGCCGGCTTGGGTGCACACACCGGCTATGGGACGGTCGGCGACAACGGCTGCGAGGCCTGCCATCGCCCCCACTCGGCGCCGCAGGCAGAACGCCTGCTGAAGGCCGTCAATCAGCGCGACGTCTGCTTCCAGTGCCACGGGAGCACGGCGGTGGCCGCCAAGAACCTCGCGCCGGTGTTCGCCAGGACCTACAGACACCCCCTCGAGACGTCGACCGCGACCATCGTCCACGATTCGACCGAGGTCCGCACCTCGCCGTCCAACTTCTCCGGCGCCCGGCGGCACGTGGACTGCGCGGATTGTCACAACTCGCACGGCGCCTCATCCGGGCTGCACGCATCGGGAGTCAATTCGATTGCCTCGGGGGTGCTTGCGGGCGTCTCTGGCGTGGAGCCGGCCACGTACCCTGCCGCGCTCCCGCTGACCGGCACCTACCCGATGACCTCTGCGTCGCAGTCCGGCTATACGATCAGTGGTTCGGCGGCGCGCGAATACCAGATCTGCTTCAAGTGCCACTCGTCGTACGCATTCGGCCCGACGCCGCCGAACGCCCCGTCGGGCGGTCCGGAAACCGACGTCGCCGCCGCCGTCAATCCGAACAACCGGAGCTACCACCCGGTCGTCGGTCCGCCCCACCTGCGAGTGCCGGCCACCAACCTTCTTGCCCCGTGGAATACCACGACGAGCGCGACGAGGATGTACTGCACCGACTGCCACGGGAACAACGAGACGACGGGGGCCTCGGTCCCGCAGGGCGCGCACGGCTCGACCAACGCCTACATGCTCCGGTTCGCCAACGCCACCTGGAACACCACCAGCCCGACGATATCGGTGGCTACCGGGTTCTGTTTCAACTGCCACAGCGCGTCGACGATCCGAAGCACGAACACCGTCCACAACGTCAGCAGCCACGCGTCGCGCCCGTGCCAGGCGTGTCACTCGGCCTCCCCGCACGGCAGCTTCCGCCCGTTCCTGATCGCGCTCAGCTCCGATCGGGCCCCCTTCAACAACGGCGCGGCCCGGATCACGGCGTTCACGGCCGCGGCGTCGCCGAACGGATATCAAATGAGCAACTGCACGACGGCCTCGGGCTGTCATTGA